The following coding sequences are from one Loxodonta africana isolate mLoxAfr1 chromosome 18, mLoxAfr1.hap2, whole genome shotgun sequence window:
- the BCL6B gene encoding B-cell CLL/lymphoma 6 member B protein, producing the protein MGSTAAPNGALGYVREFTRHSSDVLGNLNELRLRGILTDVTLLVGGQPLRAHKAVLIACSGFFYSIFRSRAGVGVDVLSLPGGPEAGGFAPLLDFMYTSRLRLSPATAPAVLAAATYLQMEHVVQACHRFIQASYEPLGISLRPLETEPPTPPTAPPPGSPRRSEGHPDPPTESRSCSQGPPSPDPKACNWKKYKFIVLNSQASQAGSLAGERSSGQPCPQARLPSGDEASSSSSSSEEGPIPGPQNRLSPIAATIQFKSGTPANTPHLLTPQAQETTGSPSERVRPPPGSDFVSCQNCEAMAGCSSGLDPSAPGEEDKPYKCQLCRSAFRYKGNLASHRTVHTGEKPYHCSICGARFNRPANLKTHSRIHSGEKPYKCETCGSRFVQVAHLRAHVLIHTGEKPYPCPTCGTCFRHLQTLKSHVRIHTGEKPYHCDPCGLHFRHKSQLRLHLRQKHGAATNTKVHYHILGGPS; encoded by the exons ATGGGTTCCACCGCAGCCCCGAACGGAGCGCTAGGTTACGTCCGCGAGTTCACTCGCCACTCCTCCGACGTGCTCGGCAATCTGAATGAGTTGCGCCTGCGCGGGATACTCACTGACGTCACGCTGCTGGTTGGCGGGCAACCCCTCCGGGCGCACAAGGCTGTTCTTATCGCCTGCAG TGGCTTCTTCTATTCCATTTTCCGGAGCCGTGCGGGAGTGGGGGTGGACGTTCTCTCCCTGCCTGGGGGCCCGGAAGCTGGAGGCTTTGCTCCCCTTCTGGACTTCATGTACACTTCACGCCTGCGCCTCTCGCCGGCCACTGCCCCAGCTGTCCTTGCAGCTGCCACCTACTTGCAGATGGAACATGTAGTCCAGGCATGCCACCGCTTTATCCAGGCCAG CTATGAACCTCTGGGCATCTCCCTGCGTCCCTTGGAAACAGAGCCCCCCACACCTCCGACGGCCCCTCCTCCCGGCAGTCCCAGGCGCTCCGAAGGGCACCCAGACCCACCTACTGAGTCTCGCAGCTGCAGTCAAGGTCCCCCCAGTCCAGACCCCAAGGCCTGCAACTGGAAAAAGTATAAGTTCATCGTGCTAAACTCTCAGGCCTCTCAAGCAGGGAGCCTGGCAGGAGAGAGGAGTTCTGGTCAACCTTGCCCCCAAGCCAGGCTCCCTAGTGGAGATGAGGCCtccagtagcagcagcagcagtgaagAAGGACCCATTCCTGGTCCCCAGAACAG GCTTTCTCCAATTGCTGCCACCATACAGTTCAAATCTGGAACTCCAGCCAATACCCCCCATCTCCTCACACCCCAGGCTCAAGAGACCACTGGGTCACCCTCTGAGCGGGTCCGTCCACCACCAG GAAGTGATTTTGTCAGCTGCCAGAATTGTGAGGCTATGGCTGGGTGCTCATCGGGGCTGGACCCCTCAGCTCCTGGGGAGGAGGACAAGCCCTACAAGTGTCAGCTCTGTCGCTCTGCCTTCCGCTACAAGGGCAACCTCGCCAGTCACCGCACCGTGCACACAG GAGAGAAGCCGTACCACTGCTCCATCTGCGGAGCCCGCTTTAACCGGCCTGCAAACCTGAAGACACACAGCCGCATCCATTCAGGAGAGAAGCCCTATAAGTGTGAGACCTGTGGCTCGCGCTTTGTCCAG GTAGCGCATCTGCGTGCACACGTGCTGATTCACACTGGGGAGAAACCCTATCCTTGCCCCACCTGTGGGACGTGCTTCCGCCACCTACAAACCCTCAAGAGCCACGTTCGCATCCACACAGGAGAGAAGCCTTACCAC TGCGATCCATGTGGCCTGCATTTCCGGCACAAAAGTCAACTGCGGCTTCATCTGCGCCAGAAACACGGAGCTGCCACCAACACCAAAGTACACTACCATATCCTGGGGGGCCCTAGCTGA
- the SLC16A13 gene encoding monocarboxylate transporter 13 isoform X1, with translation MLRRAEPPDGGWGWVVVLSAFFQSALVFGVLRSFGVFFVEFVAAFEEQAARVSWIASIGIAVQQFGSPVGSALSTKFGPRPVVMTGGFLAALGMLLASFATSLNHLYLSIGLLSGSGWALTFTPTLACLSRYFSRRRSLAMGLALTGVGLSSFAFAPLFQWLLSHYAWRGALLLVSALSLHLLACGALLRPLSLAEDPAVGGPRSQLASLLHHGPFLRYTVALTLINTGYFIPYVHLVAHLQDLNWDPLPAAFLLSVAAISDLVGRVASGWLGDAIPGPVSRLLMFWTTLTGVSLVLFPVARAPTALVALAVAYGFTSGALTPVAFSVLPELVGTGRIYFGLGLVQMVESIGGLLGAPLSGYLRDVTGNYTASFVVAGAFLLAGSGVLITLPGFFCFSPPTSKPQNLVTEALDAKVPLPREGMAEG, from the exons ATGCTGCGCAGGGCTGAGCCCCCAgatgggggctgggggtgggtggtGGTGCTCTCAGCCTTCTTCCAGTCGGCGCTGGTGTTCGGGGTGCTCCGCTCCTTCGGCGTCTTCTTCGTGGAGTTTGTGGCGGCGTTTGAGGAGCAGGCGGCGCGCGTCTCCTGGATCGCCTCCATAGGAATCGCGGTACAGCAGTTTGGGA GCCCAGTGGGCAGTGCCCTGAGCACGAAGTTCGGGCCCAGGCCCGTGGTGATGACTGGGGGCTTCTTGGCTGCACTGGGGATGCTGCTCGCCTCCTTTGCTACCTCCTTGAATCACCTCTACCTGAGTATTGGGCTGCTCTCAG GCTCTGGCTGGGCCTTGACCTTCACTCCGACCCTGGCCTGCCTGTCCCGTTACTTCTCTCGCCGTCGATCTCTAGCCATGGGCCTGGCACTGACAGGCGTGGGCCTCTCCTCCTTCGCCTTTGCCCCCCTCTTCCAGTGGCTGCTCAGCCACTATGCCTGGCGGGGGGCCCTATTGCTGGTATCTGCCCTCTCCCTCCACCTGCTGGCCTGTGGTGCTCTCCTCCGCCCCCTCTCCCTGGCTGAGGACCCTGCTGTCGGTGGCCCTAGATCCCAGCTTGCCTCCCTCCTCCATCATGGCCCCTTCCTGCGCTATACTGTTGCCCTCACCCTGATCAACACTGGCTACTTCATTCCCTATGTCCACCTGGTGGCCCATCTCCAGGACCTGAATTGGGACCCACTGCCTGCTGCCTTTCTACTCTCAGTGGCTGCTATTTCTGACCTTGTGGGGCGTGTAGCCTCCGGGTGGCTGGGAGATGCAATTCCAGGGCCCGTGTCACGACTCCTGATGTTCTGGACCACCCTGACTGGGGTGTCACTGGTCCTGTTCCCCGTGGCTCGGGCTCCCACAGCCCTGGTGGCTCTGGCTGTGGCCTACGGCTTCACATCAGGGGCCCTGACCCCAGTGGCTTTCTCCGTACTGCCTGAACTGGTGGGGACTGGAAGGATATACTTCGGCCTAGGATTGGTGCAGATGGTAGAGAGCATCGGGGGGCTGCTGGGGGCTCCTCTGTCAG GTTACCTCCGGGATGTGACAGGCAACTACACAGCTTCTTTTGTGGTGGCTGGGGCCTTCCTCCTTGCAGGGAGTGGAGTTCTCATCACCCTGCCTGGCTTCTTCTGCTTCTCACCACCTACCTCAAAGCCCCAAAATCTCGTAACAGAGGCCCTGGATGCCAAAGTTCCTCTGCCCAGGGAGGGTATGGCAGAGGGTTGA
- the SLC16A13 gene encoding monocarboxylate transporter 13 isoform X2, giving the protein MTGGFLAALGMLLASFATSLNHLYLSIGLLSGSGWALTFTPTLACLSRYFSRRRSLAMGLALTGVGLSSFAFAPLFQWLLSHYAWRGALLLVSALSLHLLACGALLRPLSLAEDPAVGGPRSQLASLLHHGPFLRYTVALTLINTGYFIPYVHLVAHLQDLNWDPLPAAFLLSVAAISDLVGRVASGWLGDAIPGPVSRLLMFWTTLTGVSLVLFPVARAPTALVALAVAYGFTSGALTPVAFSVLPELVGTGRIYFGLGLVQMVESIGGLLGAPLSGYLRDVTGNYTASFVVAGAFLLAGSGVLITLPGFFCFSPPTSKPQNLVTEALDAKVPLPREGMAEG; this is encoded by the exons ATGACTGGGGGCTTCTTGGCTGCACTGGGGATGCTGCTCGCCTCCTTTGCTACCTCCTTGAATCACCTCTACCTGAGTATTGGGCTGCTCTCAG GCTCTGGCTGGGCCTTGACCTTCACTCCGACCCTGGCCTGCCTGTCCCGTTACTTCTCTCGCCGTCGATCTCTAGCCATGGGCCTGGCACTGACAGGCGTGGGCCTCTCCTCCTTCGCCTTTGCCCCCCTCTTCCAGTGGCTGCTCAGCCACTATGCCTGGCGGGGGGCCCTATTGCTGGTATCTGCCCTCTCCCTCCACCTGCTGGCCTGTGGTGCTCTCCTCCGCCCCCTCTCCCTGGCTGAGGACCCTGCTGTCGGTGGCCCTAGATCCCAGCTTGCCTCCCTCCTCCATCATGGCCCCTTCCTGCGCTATACTGTTGCCCTCACCCTGATCAACACTGGCTACTTCATTCCCTATGTCCACCTGGTGGCCCATCTCCAGGACCTGAATTGGGACCCACTGCCTGCTGCCTTTCTACTCTCAGTGGCTGCTATTTCTGACCTTGTGGGGCGTGTAGCCTCCGGGTGGCTGGGAGATGCAATTCCAGGGCCCGTGTCACGACTCCTGATGTTCTGGACCACCCTGACTGGGGTGTCACTGGTCCTGTTCCCCGTGGCTCGGGCTCCCACAGCCCTGGTGGCTCTGGCTGTGGCCTACGGCTTCACATCAGGGGCCCTGACCCCAGTGGCTTTCTCCGTACTGCCTGAACTGGTGGGGACTGGAAGGATATACTTCGGCCTAGGATTGGTGCAGATGGTAGAGAGCATCGGGGGGCTGCTGGGGGCTCCTCTGTCAG GTTACCTCCGGGATGTGACAGGCAACTACACAGCTTCTTTTGTGGTGGCTGGGGCCTTCCTCCTTGCAGGGAGTGGAGTTCTCATCACCCTGCCTGGCTTCTTCTGCTTCTCACCACCTACCTCAAAGCCCCAAAATCTCGTAACAGAGGCCCTGGATGCCAAAGTTCCTCTGCCCAGGGAGGGTATGGCAGAGGGTTGA
- the SLC16A11 gene encoding monocarboxylate transporter 11 codes for MAPKPAGPPDGGWGWVVAASAFAVNGLSYGMLRSLGLALPDFAEHFDRSAQDTAWVSALALAVQQAASPVGSALSTRWGARPVVMFGGVLTFLGFVFSAFARSLLHLYLGLGLLAGSGWALAFAPALGTLSRYFSRRRVLAVGLALTGNGAASLLLAPALQLLLDTFGWRGALLLLGATTLHLTPCGALLRPLALPGDPLASSRGPLAALGLSLFTRPAFSVFALGTALVGGGYFVPYVHLAPHALDRGLGGYGAALVVAVAAVGDAAARLVCGWLADQGWVPLPRLLAVFGALTGLGLLAVGLVPVVGSEGWGGPLLAAAGAYGLSAGSYAPLVFGVLPGLVGIGGVMQATGLVMMLMSLGGLLGPPLSGFLRDETGDFTASFLVCGSFILSGSFIYMGLPRALPSCGPTSRPATPPPESGELLPLPQVALLSPRDPHSTLNTTC; via the exons ATGGCCCCCAAGCCGGCCGGACCCCCGGatgggggctggggctgggtgGTCGCGGCCTCGGCCTTCGCGGTGAACGGGCTCTCGTACGGGATGCTACGCTCCCTGGGCCTTGCCCTTCCTGACTTCGCGGAGCACTTCGACCGGAGCGCTCAGGACACTGCGTGGGTCAGCGCCCTGGCCCTGGCCGTGCAGCAGGCAGCCA GCCCGGTGGGCAGCGCCCTGAGTACCCGTTGGGGGGCACGTCCCGTGGTAATGTTTGGGGGCGTCCTCACCTTTCTCGGCTTCGTCTTCTCGGCTTTTGCCCGCAGTCTGCTGCACCTGTACCTCGGTCTGGGCCTCCTCGCTG GCTCCGGCTGGGCCCTGGCCTTCGCCCCTGCCCTGGGCACCCTCTCTCGTTACTTCTCGCGCCGTCGAGTCCTGGCCGTGGGGCTGGCGCTCACGGGCAACGGGGCCGCCTCGCTGCTCCTGGCGCCGGCCTTGCAGCTCCTCCTTGACACCTTCGGCTGGCGGGGCGCCCTGCTCCTCCTTGGCGCCACCACTCTCCATCTCACCCCGTGTGGCGCCCTGCTGCGACCCCTGGCCCTCCCGGGCGATCCTCTGGCTTCCTCTCGGGGGCCCCTAGCGGCCCTCGGCCTGAGTCTCTTCACTCGCCCGGCCTTCTCGGTCTTTGCTCTGGGCACGGCCCTGGTGGGGGGCGGATACTTCGTCCCCTACGTACACTTGGCCCCCCACGCCTTAGACCGGGGACTGGGCGGGTATGGGGCCGCTCTCGTGGTGGCGGTGGCTGCTGTGGGGGACGCAGCCGCGCGGCTGGTGTGCGGGTGGCTGGCGGACCAGGGCTGGGTGCCCCTCCCGCGGCTGCTGGCGGTGTTCGGGGCTCTGACAGGCCTGGGATTGCTGGCGGTGGGACTGGTGCCAGTGGTGGGAAGCGAGGGCTGGGGGGGGCCTCTGCTGGCAGCAGCTGGGGCCTATGGGCTGAGCGCTGGAAGTTATGCCCCGCTGGTTTTCGGGGTGCTTCCGGGGCTAGTGGGCATCGGAGGTGTTATGCAGGCCACAGGGCTGGTGATGATGCTGATGAGCCTCGGGGGGCTCCTGGGCCCTCCTCTGTCAG GCTTCCTAAGAGATGAGACAGGAGACTTCACTGCCTCCTTCCTCGTGTGCGGCTCCTTCATCCTCTCTGGAAGCTTCATCTACATGGGACTGCCCAGGGCACTGCCCTCCTGTGGTCCAACTTCCCGTCCAGCCACCCCACCCCCTGAGAGTGGGGAGCTGCTCCCCCTTCCTCAGGTTGCCCTTCTCTCCCCCAGAGACCCCCACTCCACTCTGAACACCACTTGTTGA